One Campylobacter sp. RM16192 genomic region harbors:
- a CDS encoding sulfite exporter TauE/SafE family protein, whose protein sequence is MFIGYMLLGIFVGFVSGFFGIGGGAVVVPAMILLGYDIKYAIGVSIMQMVFSSIFGSFVNLRSKMLDLKPALVLGLGGFCGALSSGFIVSHFSSKFLLGALITAQMINLTKLLTSPLEPKGEQNSSQILLFAIGLITGAVAISVGIGGSVFVMPALIGFLNYDIKKAVSTGLFFVVFSSTAGFISLASHGLVHYDIGVAIGIGSLFGVYFGVKTSHAIDKKKQKYWMIALITTILVITIRKFLMA, encoded by the coding sequence ATGTTTATCGGATATATGCTTTTAGGGATTTTTGTAGGTTTTGTTTCGGGATTTTTCGGTATTGGAGGCGGCGCGGTAGTCGTGCCTGCGATGATACTTTTGGGATACGATATCAAATACGCAATCGGTGTTAGCATAATGCAGATGGTATTTAGCTCCATCTTTGGTTCATTTGTAAATTTACGCTCCAAGATGCTTGATTTAAAGCCTGCTTTGGTGCTTGGGCTCGGGGGATTTTGCGGTGCGCTTAGCAGCGGATTTATAGTCTCTCACTTTTCGTCTAAATTTCTACTTGGCGCGCTTATTACCGCTCAGATGATAAATTTAACCAAGCTTTTAACTAGCCCGCTTGAGCCAAAAGGAGAGCAAAACAGCTCGCAAATTTTACTGTTTGCCATAGGGCTTATCACGGGAGCTGTCGCTATTAGCGTGGGTATCGGTGGATCGGTTTTTGTTATGCCCGCACTTATCGGCTTTTTAAACTATGATATCAAAAAAGCAGTCAGCACCGGGCTCTTTTTCGTCGTATTTAGCTCAACTGCGGGCTTTATCAGCCTTGCTTCACATGGGCTGGTTCATTACGATATAGGCGTTGCTATCGGAATTGGCTCTTTGTTTGGGGTGTATTTTGGCGTAAAGACATCACACGCCATAGATAAAAAGAAACAAAAATACTGGATGATCGCTCTTATAACGACCATCCTTGTAATTACGATTAGAAAATTTTTAATGGCTTAA
- a CDS encoding anthranilate synthase component I family protein yields MLLLEPLVYYEAIKNKFANSFLAEDSTQAIIGIDCEYISSDEVDFTGLQSYFLAQKHSAPFAGLFGVLGYESVRYFEKIPEFQSSQYEFPNFFYANARAYLHFDKTSKIYTFYGDKAKYYDFLKEIKEPNLTTKESFYQICTDLDKERKHFLDMTQKAKEYLYSGDIFQVVLSEQLKLVSDMDSLEFYKLLSKANPSPYMFHFPTLHGDIVGSSPELVCEIRNSQIFVAPIAGTRGRGKDAIEDERLKNELINDEKELAEHKMLIDLARNDIGRVAKSSSVSVKNPMHVVFYESVMHMASDVYGIKRDDASSFEVVSSVFPAGTLSGTPKIRAMEIISELETYKRNAYGGGIGFFHFNSNVQQAILIRSAVFVPKNGSSEVFIQAGAGIVIDSVAQNEYKEICKKRASVLNVFKNNAREIHK; encoded by the coding sequence ATGCTTTTATTAGAGCCTTTGGTTTATTACGAAGCCATCAAAAATAAATTTGCAAACAGCTTTTTAGCAGAAGACTCCACTCAAGCTATCATCGGCATAGACTGCGAATACATAAGCAGCGATGAGGTTGATTTTACAGGGCTTCAGAGCTATTTTTTAGCTCAAAAACACAGCGCACCTTTTGCGGGACTTTTTGGTGTTTTAGGATATGAAAGCGTTAGATATTTTGAGAAAATTCCAGAATTTCAAAGCTCGCAGTATGAATTTCCAAATTTTTTCTACGCAAATGCAAGAGCCTATCTGCACTTTGATAAAACAAGCAAAATTTATACGTTTTACGGTGATAAAGCCAAATACTACGACTTTTTAAAAGAGATTAAAGAGCCAAATTTAACCACCAAAGAGAGCTTTTATCAAATTTGCACTGACTTAGACAAAGAGCGCAAGCACTTTTTAGATATGACTCAAAAAGCCAAGGAGTATCTATACAGCGGAGATATATTTCAAGTCGTGCTAAGCGAGCAGCTAAAGCTAGTTAGCGACATGGACAGCCTTGAGTTTTATAAGCTCTTAAGCAAGGCAAATCCAAGCCCTTATATGTTTCATTTCCCCACTCTGCACGGCGATATCGTGGGCTCAAGCCCGGAGCTAGTCTGCGAGATAAGAAACTCTCAAATTTTCGTAGCTCCCATTGCAGGCACAAGGGGTCGCGGCAAAGACGCCATAGAAGATGAGAGGCTAAAAAACGAGCTTATAAACGATGAAAAAGAGCTCGCCGAGCATAAAATGCTAATCGACTTAGCCAGAAACGACATCGGACGCGTGGCGAAAAGCTCAAGCGTAAGCGTGAAAAACCCGATGCACGTAGTCTTTTATGAGAGTGTAATGCACATGGCTAGCGACGTTTACGGCATTAAGCGCGATGATGCAAGCTCTTTTGAGGTTGTTTCCAGCGTTTTTCCTGCCGGTACACTTAGCGGAACACCAAAAATTCGCGCTATGGAGATCATCTCGGAGCTTGAAACCTACAAGCGAAACGCATACGGAGGCGGAATAGGATTTTTCCATTTTAACAGCAACGTGCAGCAAGCTATCCTCATAAGAAGCGCGGTTTTTGTGCCCAAAAACGGCTCTAGCGAAGTATTTATCCAAGCTGGTGCAGGTATCGTCATAGATAGCGTTGCTCAAAACGAATACAAAGAAATTTGC